In the Candidatus Baltobacteraceae bacterium genome, one interval contains:
- the trxB gene encoding thioredoxin-disulfide reductase, whose protein sequence is MEKLIIIGSGPAGLTAAIYAARANLQPLVFAGALYGGQLMLTTEVENFPGFPEGIMGPELMENFRMQAERFGARLEFVDVTAVDLGSRPFTVLTSEGEFRSQSVIVATGASARWLGIPGEERLRGRGVSTCATCDGAFFKEKRIVVAGGGDSAMEEALFLTRFGSQVTVIHRRDTLRASKIMAERAHNHAKIDFIWNTVIEEVHGDPVMTGLGLRNLITEKSYDFEADAMFIAIGHDPNTSIFRGQLELDRAGYIVSPDGVHTNVEGVFVGGDVFDIRYKQAITAAGMGCKASMEAERFLEMLESSEAEQSLSA, encoded by the coding sequence ATGGAGAAGTTGATCATCATCGGCTCCGGCCCCGCCGGCTTGACTGCCGCGATTTACGCGGCGCGTGCGAACTTACAGCCGCTCGTTTTCGCAGGCGCTCTCTACGGCGGCCAGCTGATGCTCACGACCGAGGTCGAGAATTTCCCCGGCTTTCCGGAAGGCATCATGGGCCCGGAGCTCATGGAAAACTTCCGCATGCAAGCCGAGCGTTTCGGCGCACGGCTGGAGTTTGTCGACGTCACTGCCGTCGATCTCGGTTCGCGTCCGTTTACGGTGCTGACGTCGGAAGGCGAGTTTCGCTCGCAGTCGGTTATTGTCGCGACCGGTGCGAGTGCGCGTTGGCTCGGTATTCCGGGCGAAGAACGCTTACGCGGACGCGGCGTTTCGACGTGCGCGACCTGCGACGGTGCATTTTTCAAGGAGAAGAGAATCGTCGTCGCGGGCGGCGGCGATTCCGCGATGGAAGAAGCGTTGTTTCTGACGCGTTTCGGCTCGCAGGTTACCGTCATACACCGGCGCGACACGCTGCGTGCCAGTAAGATCATGGCCGAGCGCGCTCACAACCACGCGAAGATCGACTTCATCTGGAATACGGTGATTGAGGAAGTCCACGGCGATCCGGTGATGACGGGCCTAGGCTTGCGCAACCTCATTACCGAGAAAAGCTATGATTTTGAAGCCGACGCAATGTTCATCGCGATCGGACACGATCCGAACACGTCGATCTTTAGGGGACAGCTGGAGCTTGATCGTGCGGGTTACATCGTTTCGCCGGACGGCGTTCACACGAACGTCGAAGGCGTGTTCGTTGGCGGCGACGTTTTCGACATCAGGTACAAGCAAGCGATCACCGCCGCTGGAATGGGATGCAAAGCGTCGATGGAGGCCGAGCGTTTTCTGGAAATGCTCGAGTCGTCCGAAGCGGAGCAGAGCCTCTCAGCGTAA
- a CDS encoding TIGR01777 family oxidoreductase: MNLHLTIAGGTGFVGRHLIDALRARGDDVVVTSLGNLDAAARACAHADVVINLAGAPVAQRWTNSHKVAIRYSRVELTRALLERIAQLEKKPVAYVSASAVGYYGTSLTETFIETSSPGTDFLARVCLDWEREANRATELGMRVAIVRTGVVLGPDGGALPMMLPAFRFGLGGKLASGKQWMSWIHIEDLIDAYLHAIDGTDGALNATAPEPVTNAEFTHVLGEVLRRPTVFPVPELALKALFGEGAMILSEGQRVLPERTLASGYRFRYPDLEPALRSLLR, from the coding sequence CTGAATCTTCATCTAACGATAGCCGGCGGAACGGGCTTCGTCGGCCGGCATCTGATCGATGCGTTGCGCGCACGTGGTGACGACGTCGTGGTCACGTCGCTGGGCAACCTCGACGCGGCGGCGCGCGCCTGCGCGCATGCCGACGTCGTCATCAACCTCGCCGGCGCCCCCGTCGCTCAACGTTGGACAAATTCGCACAAGGTAGCGATTCGGTACTCGCGCGTCGAGCTGACGCGCGCTCTTCTCGAACGGATCGCACAACTCGAGAAAAAGCCGGTTGCGTACGTTTCCGCGTCAGCGGTCGGCTATTACGGGACGAGCCTCACCGAAACGTTCATTGAGACAAGCTCGCCGGGGACGGATTTTCTCGCGCGCGTCTGTCTTGATTGGGAACGTGAGGCCAATCGCGCCACCGAGCTCGGGATGCGAGTTGCGATCGTTCGAACCGGCGTGGTGTTGGGGCCGGACGGTGGTGCGCTTCCCATGATGCTCCCCGCCTTTCGCTTCGGCTTAGGCGGGAAGCTCGCGAGCGGAAAGCAGTGGATGTCGTGGATTCACATTGAGGATTTGATCGATGCCTATCTCCACGCGATCGACGGCACGGATGGCGCGCTCAATGCAACCGCGCCCGAACCCGTGACGAACGCGGAGTTCACGCATGTGCTCGGCGAGGTCTTACGGCGCCCGACGGTTTTTCCGGTTCCCGAGTTGGCGCTCAAGGCTTTGTTCGGTGAGGGTGCGATGATCCTCAGCGAAGGGCAGCGCGTGCTACCGGAACGCACGCTGGCAAGTGGATATCGCTTTCGATATCCTGATCTCGAACCCGCATTACGTTCGCTGTTGCGATGA
- the pepP gene encoding Xaa-Pro aminopeptidase, with protein sequence MSIYRNRRDAVAQKLGDEAIAVIPAALHHIRNNDAEYEYRQNSDFYYLTGFTEPEAVLIIAPGREQRDTLFLRRRDREMEIWTGKRLGIENAPAALNVEAAFAIDELDDKLGEMLTGWERLAYGFGRDEAFDRKVHAAVAEARHAVRRGGKAPIEFFEPGTVLHEMRLRKSQDEIEVMRSAGAITRLGHIAGMRATRPGMWEYELEAVIEYAYMRNGAQSTAYTSIVAGGSNATILHYNTNREQLRDGTLVLIDSAAELDVYASDVTRTWPVNGRFTAEQRAIYEIVLAAQKAGIEEVRPGKTFRAYHDAAVRVLSEGLIEIGLLSGSLDEVIQNETYRDFYPHNTGHWIGLDVHDVGRYRDHADHWRKLEPGMVMTVEPGLYVQEDLNVPERFKGIGVRIEDDILCTASGPENLTPGIPKEIDEIEALVGADAKELAKT encoded by the coding sequence ATGAGCATCTACCGCAACCGCCGGGATGCGGTCGCCCAAAAGCTGGGCGACGAGGCGATTGCCGTCATACCGGCTGCACTTCATCACATTCGCAACAACGACGCCGAGTACGAATACCGGCAAAACTCGGATTTTTACTACCTAACGGGCTTCACGGAGCCCGAGGCGGTCCTCATCATCGCGCCCGGTCGCGAACAGCGCGACACGTTATTTTTGCGACGGCGCGATCGCGAGATGGAGATCTGGACGGGAAAGCGGCTTGGCATCGAAAATGCGCCGGCTGCACTGAACGTTGAGGCGGCCTTCGCCATCGACGAGCTCGATGACAAGTTGGGCGAGATGCTCACCGGCTGGGAGCGGCTCGCGTACGGCTTCGGCCGCGACGAAGCGTTCGATCGCAAAGTGCACGCTGCGGTCGCCGAAGCGCGCCACGCCGTACGGCGCGGCGGCAAAGCACCGATCGAATTTTTCGAGCCCGGAACGGTCTTACACGAAATGCGCTTACGGAAGTCGCAGGACGAAATTGAGGTGATGCGCAGCGCCGGAGCGATCACACGGCTGGGACACATTGCGGGAATGCGCGCGACGCGTCCGGGGATGTGGGAGTACGAGTTGGAGGCGGTCATCGAGTACGCGTACATGCGTAACGGCGCGCAATCAACCGCCTATACGTCGATCGTCGCAGGCGGCTCGAATGCGACAATCTTGCATTACAACACGAATCGCGAACAGCTTCGCGACGGAACGCTGGTGTTGATCGACTCCGCCGCCGAGCTCGACGTCTACGCTTCGGATGTGACGCGCACGTGGCCCGTCAACGGCCGTTTCACCGCGGAGCAACGCGCGATCTATGAGATCGTACTCGCCGCGCAGAAAGCCGGCATCGAAGAGGTTCGCCCCGGAAAAACGTTCCGGGCGTACCACGATGCGGCGGTTCGCGTGTTGAGTGAAGGCCTCATTGAGATCGGGTTACTCTCAGGCTCGCTCGATGAAGTGATTCAAAACGAAACGTACCGCGATTTCTATCCGCACAACACGGGACACTGGATCGGCCTCGACGTCCATGACGTCGGCCGCTATCGCGATCACGCCGACCACTGGCGCAAGCTCGAGCCCGGTATGGTTATGACGGTCGAACCCGGCCTTTACGTGCAAGAAGACCTCAACGTTCCCGAACGCTTTAAGGGCATCGGCGTACGCATCGAGGACGACATCCTGTGCACCGCGAGCGGTCCCGAAAATCTCACGCCCGGCATTCCCAAAGAAATCGATGAAATCGAAGCGCTGGTCGGCGCGGACGCAAAAGAGCTCGCTAAAACCTGA